From Salminus brasiliensis chromosome 21, fSalBra1.hap2, whole genome shotgun sequence, a single genomic window includes:
- the LOC140542921 gene encoding uncharacterized protein has protein sequence MADTAVDTTTAPEVTAKDLKEKKEAVEEVEEAPKENGSGDTPANGNGTTTNGDSHKETSEEEKEAEEKAPEGEGEEKAAEEEADGQAVKRPAEEEESVETKKQKTEENGESTEAEVKA, from the exons ATGGCCGATACCGCTGTAGACACGACCACTGCCCCTGAGGTCACCGCAAAG GACCTTAAGGAGAAGAAAGAAGCCGTGGAGGAGGTCGAGGAGGCCCCAAAGGAGAATGGCAGTGGGGACACACCTGCCAATGGCAATGGAACAACG aCCAATGGCGATTCCCACAAAGAAACCAGTGAAGAGGAAAAGGAAGCTGAGGAGAAGG CTCCAGAGGGGGAGGGTGAAGAGAAAGCTGCTGAAGAGGAAGCAGATGGGCAGGCAGTGAAACGTCCAGCGGAGGAGGAG GAGTCAGTTGAAACAAAGAAACAGAAGACAGAGGAGAATGGCGAATCCACAGAAGCTGAAGTGAAAGCCTAA